The Musa acuminata AAA Group cultivar baxijiao chromosome BXJ1-3, Cavendish_Baxijiao_AAA, whole genome shotgun sequence genome window below encodes:
- the LOC135636224 gene encoding putative invertase inhibitor, whose translation MRPSTICILLAVAVLLLHHHLLPGVEASVEKACRDAANSSPNINYDFCVAELLPYPGSGSADQKSLTVIAATLAKDKTTSASAKVKSLLARTSDPKTKQGLESCGSVYEDLFSDLNTSIPAIKEGRLVDAKTYLSAAVDAPDTCEDGFKELKVPSPLTKEDSDLTQMCTIALAFTNMLG comes from the coding sequence ATGAGGCCGTCCACCATCTGTATTCTCCTGGCGGTGGcagtcctcctcctccaccaccacctcctccccggGGTGGAGGCATCGGTTGAGAAGGCGTGCAGGGACGCGGCGAATAGCAGCCCCAATATCAACTATGACTTCTGCGTGGCGGAGCTCCTCCCGTACCCGGGGAGCGGGTCGGCGGACCAGAAGTCGCTGACGGTGATCGCGGCTACCTTGGCGAAGGACAAAACCACCAGCGCCAGCGCTAAGGTCAAGAGTTTGCTAGCCAGAACGAGTGATCCAAAGACGAAGCAGGGCTTGGAGTCTTGCGGGAGCGTCTACGAGGACCTGTTCTCCGACCTCAACACGTCCATCCCGGCCATCAAGGAGGGTCGCCTGGTCGACGCCAAGACCTATCTTAGCGCCGCTGTGGACGCGCCCGACACCTGCGAGGACGGTTTCAAGGAGCTGAAGGTCCCCTCGCCCTTGACCAAGGAGGACTCCGACTTGACGCAGATGTGCACTATTGCTTTAGCCTTCACCAATATGCTGGGGTGA